The Microbulbifer sp. YPW1 genome contains a region encoding:
- a CDS encoding ShlB/FhaC/HecB family hemolysin secretion/activation protein, whose translation MALFNKGLLAVSAAGLLLTAAEASAQDGDSGFRSRVRQAFEQDVPHVNDSDVSEEFERRAKEARDPNLDTDIPEVSGREIGPRISVKKFRFHRLEEYPEFGIDRETVEAKAEALRVQYMKEDKVVAAGYTVDNLKEIALLLDGMGARFAPENLGPRELRKLVNTLERQNAQRGLSYVDLEDIAAELTRFYRQQGLFLAQVQIPAQEVQDGVVTFSVQEGILGQVSVHDNQKYSEKQLAAAFSSQKGELVNHDSIEESLYLLNDLPALNVTGYFSPGDNPGETRLNLKVRDESDWRLVTRMDNHGSTFTGDNRIFTAVDWFNPLGIGDELTVGYLKSSGIDEFDSGFGSNLGQLKYSLPLLSPRTRVQLSADYNKFKIHNSENKEDFINLLELEGVNENYGLSVEHKFRRSRDFNITGNFAITDKKTEIMAATPILERWDQALGGEAGIYVDHLSGGSIPMLNVVNAKIQYGELASYSGETDLETDSEFEKFAAETSSLLFLPMPLTDSQSRLIVKSRWQYSENTLPSFEQFSLGGANGVRAFDVRDFSADQAGLISAEWYPSFPDAINPRIFGNRLNDMLQVAVIADAGYGVVNNFEEDLNNDWAALAGAGFLFKFSWSENWASQLSVAWPTTSKSSIEGTGDDVDNPTVYADFSYFLQ comes from the coding sequence GTGGCTTTGTTCAATAAGGGATTATTAGCGGTCTCGGCGGCGGGACTGTTGCTGACTGCGGCAGAAGCGAGCGCGCAGGACGGCGACAGCGGTTTTCGCAGCCGGGTGCGCCAGGCTTTTGAACAGGATGTACCCCATGTAAACGACTCCGACGTATCGGAAGAATTCGAGCGTCGCGCCAAGGAGGCCCGGGACCCGAACCTGGATACCGATATTCCAGAGGTCTCCGGGCGTGAAATCGGTCCGCGTATCTCGGTTAAAAAATTTCGCTTCCACCGTCTGGAAGAGTACCCGGAGTTCGGTATAGACCGCGAAACCGTGGAAGCGAAAGCCGAAGCGTTGCGCGTCCAATACATGAAAGAAGACAAGGTTGTCGCAGCCGGTTACACCGTCGACAATCTGAAGGAAATCGCGCTGTTGCTCGATGGCATGGGCGCGCGCTTTGCGCCGGAAAACCTGGGGCCGAGGGAGCTGCGCAAGCTGGTCAATACGCTGGAACGCCAGAACGCCCAGCGCGGCCTGAGTTATGTCGATCTGGAAGATATTGCGGCTGAACTGACCCGTTTCTATCGTCAACAAGGCTTGTTCCTGGCGCAGGTGCAGATTCCTGCACAGGAAGTACAGGACGGCGTGGTGACCTTTTCGGTGCAGGAAGGGATTCTCGGGCAGGTGTCGGTACACGACAACCAAAAGTACAGCGAAAAGCAGCTGGCTGCCGCTTTTTCCTCGCAAAAAGGTGAGCTGGTCAATCACGACAGTATTGAAGAATCGCTTTATTTGCTCAATGACTTGCCGGCATTGAACGTCACCGGCTATTTCAGTCCCGGCGACAACCCGGGCGAGACCCGTCTGAACCTGAAAGTGCGCGACGAGAGCGATTGGCGCCTGGTCACCCGCATGGATAACCACGGTTCCACCTTTACCGGCGACAACCGAATTTTCACTGCCGTCGACTGGTTCAATCCCCTTGGAATCGGTGATGAACTCACGGTGGGTTACCTGAAGTCTTCCGGTATAGACGAATTCGATTCTGGCTTTGGATCTAATCTTGGACAGCTGAAATACAGTCTGCCGCTGTTGAGCCCGCGTACGCGAGTGCAGCTTTCTGCCGACTACAACAAGTTCAAGATCCATAATTCCGAGAATAAAGAGGACTTCATCAACCTGCTCGAGCTGGAGGGTGTCAACGAGAACTACGGCTTGAGTGTGGAGCATAAGTTCCGGCGTTCGCGGGATTTCAATATCACCGGCAACTTCGCAATTACTGATAAAAAAACCGAAATAATGGCTGCGACGCCTATCCTTGAACGCTGGGATCAGGCGCTGGGGGGCGAGGCCGGTATCTATGTGGACCACCTCTCCGGTGGCAGCATTCCCATGCTAAACGTGGTCAACGCGAAAATTCAGTACGGCGAGCTTGCCAGCTACTCGGGTGAAACTGATCTGGAAACGGATTCCGAGTTTGAAAAATTCGCGGCGGAAACCAGTTCGCTGCTCTTTTTGCCGATGCCGCTGACCGATTCCCAGTCTCGTCTGATTGTAAAAAGCCGCTGGCAGTACAGTGAAAACACCCTGCCGTCCTTTGAGCAGTTCTCCCTGGGGGGCGCCAACGGCGTGCGCGCCTTTGATGTGCGCGATTTCTCTGCCGATCAGGCCGGTCTGATCTCCGCCGAGTGGTATCCGTCCTTTCCCGATGCGATCAACCCCAGAATCTTTGGTAACCGCCTGAACGACATGCTGCAGGTGGCCGTGATTGCCGATGCCGGCTATGGCGTCGTGAACAACTTTGAAGAAGACCTGAACAATGACTGGGCGGCCCTCGCCGGAGCCGGATTCCTGTTCAAGTTCAGCTGGAGTGAAAACTGGGCGAGCCAGTTGTCGGTGGCCTGGCCGACGACCTCGAAATCGTCCATTGAAGGCACCGGAGACGATGTCGACAATCCCACGGTATACGCAGACTTTTCCTACTTCCTGCAGTAA
- a CDS encoding bifunctional serine/threonine-protein kinase/formylglycine-generating enzyme family protein has protein sequence MSRKGIFCNVYAREMVVSDKTRIVKKAGENLSACDDSDVTVFVGHENTGANDHPPVGSNPGLVPSGAPEESSASTDATVIVDSGNPPSARAKPYGAVHFEPSTSREGAVTKTVIKGRFELDKLLGVGGMGAVYKALDRRKLEASDSDPYVAIKLLNEDFQKHPDAFISLQREARKSQTLAHPNIVTVYDFDREGDRVFMTMEFLEGAPLDKLLREHADVGLGKERASAILHDVSQALIYAHSHRIVHSDFKPGNIFVTEKKGAKVIDFGIARAVSEGGIASKAGEQTIFDAGTLGALTPAYASYEMLKGGEPQPTDDVYALGCVAYELFSGRHPYNKVPADKAFERKLKPKRIRSLSRRQWRALEAALAFERKDRTVTVDKFVHQFFGKAGWKWAFGSLFIATLIAGGVGYSHLEQENVAEQQRVKVELEQKLERELLERRIADKREAINRLLGLSVLTASWERDLRVELDEYVNLNPNDVAFPESVHRQVSDLFIAAATGQLTLGNLEPAEEMLGRAASWNEQVEGAEEIRGQLAQEREELRQRLEDERIAAEREAERLRQQQLREQRQLAAAALQRKIDVVLDDMESALNCGFGMQVSAIDSALGRLAELDSAKAAVLRPVLAEELTGCFGRLAAKSPERTAGLLQEARAILPAQRPLAEFDIDYCAHLRPGSGARGDRYTCADPMQAGGYGPQMVVVTGASGRPLAVGRYEISNSEFARFCKAAGKCAGLQLDNGALPVHNISREQAEQYIQWLSAETGRSYRLPSETEWFAAASANGQPEVSDRNCSLRYGGIERGLELVAANAGKANPFGIVNAVGNVQEWVIGMDKQLIAAGGSRLDAMSRCLATSKTLHSGAGDEITGFRIVRDLVR, from the coding sequence ATGAGTAGAAAAGGGATTTTCTGCAACGTTTACGCCAGGGAGATGGTAGTGAGTGACAAGACCCGAATAGTCAAAAAAGCCGGTGAGAATCTATCTGCGTGCGATGATTCTGATGTGACGGTTTTTGTCGGTCATGAAAATACGGGGGCCAATGATCACCCCCCGGTTGGTTCAAACCCGGGACTGGTTCCCTCCGGAGCTCCCGAAGAATCCTCGGCAAGTACCGATGCGACCGTAATCGTCGACTCCGGGAATCCGCCGTCTGCGCGTGCCAAGCCCTATGGTGCCGTTCACTTCGAGCCCTCAACCTCCCGCGAAGGGGCGGTGACCAAAACCGTCATCAAGGGCCGCTTCGAGCTGGACAAGCTGCTGGGTGTGGGCGGTATGGGTGCCGTGTACAAGGCGCTCGACCGACGCAAGCTGGAAGCCAGTGATAGTGATCCCTATGTGGCGATCAAGCTGCTGAACGAAGACTTCCAGAAACATCCCGACGCTTTCATTTCCCTCCAACGCGAGGCGCGTAAATCCCAAACCCTGGCACACCCCAATATCGTGACCGTTTACGACTTCGACCGCGAAGGCGACCGGGTATTCATGACCATGGAGTTCCTCGAAGGGGCGCCCCTCGACAAGCTGTTGCGTGAACATGCCGATGTGGGCCTTGGGAAGGAGCGCGCATCCGCGATATTGCACGATGTGTCGCAGGCCCTGATCTATGCACACTCTCACAGGATCGTGCATTCGGATTTCAAGCCGGGGAACATCTTTGTTACCGAGAAAAAGGGTGCCAAGGTCATTGATTTCGGCATTGCGCGCGCGGTGTCCGAAGGCGGTATTGCCAGCAAGGCCGGTGAGCAGACCATATTTGACGCCGGAACCCTCGGTGCCCTAACGCCGGCCTATGCCAGTTATGAAATGCTCAAGGGCGGTGAGCCGCAACCCACAGATGACGTCTATGCACTTGGCTGTGTCGCGTATGAACTGTTCAGTGGTCGGCATCCGTACAACAAGGTCCCTGCTGACAAGGCGTTCGAGCGCAAGCTGAAGCCCAAGCGCATCCGCTCCCTCAGTCGTCGCCAGTGGCGCGCGCTGGAAGCCGCGCTGGCGTTCGAGCGAAAGGATCGCACGGTCACTGTGGATAAATTCGTCCATCAGTTTTTCGGTAAGGCGGGGTGGAAATGGGCCTTCGGCAGCCTGTTCATAGCCACCTTGATAGCGGGGGGCGTTGGTTACTCCCACCTCGAGCAGGAAAATGTTGCCGAGCAACAGCGAGTGAAAGTGGAACTGGAGCAGAAGCTGGAGCGCGAGCTGCTCGAGCGCCGTATTGCGGACAAGCGCGAGGCGATCAATCGCTTGCTGGGGCTCAGTGTACTTACCGCATCCTGGGAGCGCGACCTGCGCGTAGAGCTTGATGAGTATGTCAATCTCAATCCCAACGATGTGGCATTCCCCGAGTCCGTGCATCGACAAGTATCCGACCTCTTTATCGCGGCGGCCACCGGTCAGTTGACGCTCGGTAATCTGGAGCCCGCAGAAGAAATGCTCGGTCGCGCCGCCAGCTGGAACGAGCAGGTTGAAGGTGCGGAAGAAATCCGCGGTCAGCTGGCGCAGGAGCGCGAGGAGCTCCGCCAGCGTCTGGAAGACGAGCGGATTGCTGCGGAGCGCGAAGCCGAACGCCTTCGCCAGCAGCAGCTCCGCGAGCAGCGGCAACTCGCCGCTGCCGCATTGCAGCGCAAGATCGACGTCGTGCTGGACGATATGGAATCCGCGCTGAATTGCGGCTTCGGAATGCAGGTGTCTGCGATCGACAGTGCACTCGGCCGTCTCGCAGAACTCGATAGTGCGAAGGCCGCGGTCCTGCGCCCCGTACTGGCAGAGGAGCTTACCGGATGTTTTGGGCGCCTGGCGGCGAAAAGCCCCGAGCGCACCGCGGGGCTGCTTCAGGAGGCGCGTGCCATTCTGCCTGCACAGCGCCCCCTGGCTGAATTCGATATCGATTACTGCGCACATCTGCGCCCGGGCAGCGGTGCACGCGGCGATCGTTACACCTGTGCCGATCCCATGCAGGCTGGAGGTTACGGTCCGCAAATGGTGGTTGTCACAGGTGCTTCCGGCAGGCCGCTAGCGGTGGGGCGCTACGAGATTTCCAATAGTGAGTTTGCGCGCTTCTGCAAGGCAGCCGGCAAGTGCGCTGGCTTACAGCTCGATAACGGCGCACTACCTGTGCATAACATTTCCCGCGAGCAGGCCGAACAGTATATCCAGTGGCTGAGTGCTGAAACCGGGCGCAGTTACCGACTGCCCAGCGAAACTGAATGGTTTGCTGCGGCCAGTGCCAATGGCCAACCAGAAGTCTCCGACCGCAACTGTTCATTGCGATACGGTGGTATCGAACGGGGGCTGGAGCTGGTCGCCGCCAATGCGGGCAAGGCCAATCCTTTCGGTATCGTTAACGCCGTGGGTAACGTCCAGGAGTGGGTGATCGGCATGGACAAGCAGCTGATCGCCGCCGGCGGCAGCCGTCTGGATGCCATGAGCCGCTGTCTGGCCACCTCAAAAACACTGCACAGCGGCGCCGGTGATGAGATTACCGGGTTCCGTATCGTGCGCGATCTGGTGCGCTGA
- a CDS encoding type VI secretion system tube protein Hcp: MAIYMNFNSNAPAGNVTAKGYENWIEVDSFNFGVGRGISMEAGAVANREASRPSLSEVTVTKRIDAASGGLFKASVTGDEGVKVEIHVVQTGANSVEKFAVYTLEDVIISSYSISASSGGAPHESISLSFSKIEADLNHADKTNKNPKNMRVGYDLSTATPL; the protein is encoded by the coding sequence ATGGCTATTTACATGAACTTCAACAGCAATGCTCCTGCCGGCAACGTAACCGCCAAGGGCTATGAAAACTGGATTGAAGTTGACAGCTTTAACTTCGGTGTAGGCCGTGGCATCAGCATGGAAGCAGGTGCGGTTGCCAACCGTGAAGCTTCTCGCCCGAGCCTGAGCGAAGTCACTGTAACCAAGCGCATCGATGCGGCTTCCGGCGGCCTGTTCAAGGCCTCTGTAACCGGTGACGAAGGCGTCAAGGTCGAAATCCACGTTGTACAGACTGGCGCAAACTCCGTTGAGAAGTTTGCCGTCTACACCCTGGAAGACGTAATCATCTCTTCCTACAGCATTTCCGCCTCTTCCGGCGGCGCGCCCCATGAGTCCATCTCCCTGAGCTTCTCCAAAATTGAAGCCGACCTCAACCACGCGGACAAAACCAACAAGAACCCAAAAAACATGCGTGTGGGATACGACCTGTCTACCGCAACTCCGCTGTAA
- a CDS encoding type VI secretion system Vgr family protein: protein MSSINQDKRMIRTNCSIGKDTFIATALHGEEHISKPYRYQLKLLSKKHDIEQADIVGKPFTASIQYSEKERYIDGYVTHFSMHDVNSEGMRLYIAVIQPGLWFTNLGGKNRIFEKKSAKDIIKEVLGEYSSVIKFSDKTNAEYITRAYCTQFNETDFQFIHRLMAQEGISYYFKQKNGSHELVICDKYQDYDDCISDKVEYDGGGSNPRKNSVSSWHRDFNYHGGGYELKDYNEFTPGKDNLQSVKTASKLNGVSDYIQNIYGVNHFKVSGDSEHAFQDSYHKELAKRAIEAQESRFDIGHGSSDCPALAAGGFFQLDHTIKSEKGKYLLTSVRITATDSNSDDTHFKNTFTCIPDKVTPRPDPFIGTKQIHAPQVAEVLSVKATESASSKDPYTQVKVKFPWNSKQNSCWVRVMQSFSGKNWGANFVPRVGQEVVITYINGDMERPLVTGAVYNGDNTGPGYTATQSGWKTQYDSSNFNELRFDDKHENEEIYMEAGKDHTFLIHNDQSGKVENNQSLEVKNDRAITITDGNETVTLKSGNQSISVDKGDQSIKLGKGNQIVDIGGNQTIKAKGAISVTSSKSIEFKVGGNSIKIEQGGITIKGIKVTCKGSATTEVSASGILTLKGGLTKIN from the coding sequence ATGTCTTCCATAAATCAAGACAAACGCATGATTCGGACAAACTGTTCGATCGGCAAAGACACTTTTATCGCCACTGCATTACATGGCGAAGAGCACATATCCAAACCTTACCGCTACCAGCTCAAGCTACTCTCCAAGAAGCACGATATCGAGCAAGCAGATATCGTGGGAAAACCATTCACGGCCAGCATTCAGTACTCGGAAAAAGAACGGTATATCGACGGGTATGTTACGCATTTCTCAATGCATGATGTGAATTCTGAAGGGATGCGACTGTACATTGCCGTAATACAGCCGGGGTTATGGTTCACTAACCTTGGTGGGAAAAACCGAATTTTCGAGAAGAAATCAGCGAAGGACATCATCAAAGAGGTCCTCGGTGAGTACAGCAGTGTAATCAAGTTCAGCGATAAAACGAATGCTGAATATATCACGCGCGCATATTGCACCCAGTTCAATGAAACAGACTTCCAGTTCATTCACCGTCTGATGGCGCAGGAAGGGATCTCCTACTATTTCAAGCAAAAAAATGGATCTCACGAACTGGTTATCTGCGATAAATATCAAGACTACGATGACTGCATCTCCGACAAAGTGGAATACGACGGTGGTGGCAGTAATCCGCGCAAGAATTCAGTGAGCAGCTGGCACAGGGACTTTAACTATCATGGCGGCGGCTATGAACTGAAGGACTATAACGAGTTCACTCCCGGAAAGGACAACCTTCAATCGGTTAAAACAGCCAGCAAACTGAACGGCGTTTCCGATTACATCCAAAATATATACGGCGTAAATCACTTTAAGGTTTCCGGCGACTCCGAACACGCCTTCCAGGACAGCTACCATAAGGAGCTTGCAAAACGGGCCATTGAGGCTCAGGAAAGTCGTTTCGACATCGGCCACGGCAGCAGTGACTGTCCGGCGTTGGCCGCAGGTGGCTTTTTCCAGCTCGATCACACCATAAAGTCGGAAAAGGGAAAATACCTGCTCACTTCCGTACGTATCACCGCTACGGACAGCAACAGTGATGATACCCACTTCAAGAACACCTTCACTTGTATACCGGACAAGGTAACCCCTCGTCCTGATCCGTTTATCGGCACCAAGCAAATACACGCACCGCAGGTGGCCGAAGTGCTCAGCGTGAAAGCCACGGAGTCAGCGAGCTCCAAGGACCCTTATACACAGGTCAAGGTGAAATTCCCCTGGAATTCCAAGCAGAACAGTTGCTGGGTACGGGTAATGCAATCGTTTTCCGGTAAGAATTGGGGGGCCAATTTTGTGCCGAGGGTGGGACAGGAAGTCGTCATCACCTACATCAACGGCGATATGGAACGCCCGCTGGTAACGGGAGCCGTATATAACGGCGACAATACCGGACCCGGTTATACGGCCACACAAAGTGGCTGGAAAACGCAGTACGACAGCAGCAACTTCAACGAGCTTCGCTTCGACGACAAGCACGAAAACGAAGAAATCTATATGGAGGCGGGAAAAGACCACACTTTCCTTATTCATAATGACCAGAGCGGAAAGGTAGAGAACAATCAGTCACTGGAAGTAAAGAATGATCGAGCAATCACGATTACCGACGGAAACGAGACTGTTACACTGAAAAGCGGCAATCAGTCTATCTCGGTTGATAAAGGTGATCAGTCGATCAAACTAGGCAAGGGCAACCAGATCGTCGATATTGGCGGAAATCAGACGATCAAGGCAAAGGGCGCTATTTCCGTCACTTCCAGTAAATCAATCGAGTTCAAGGTAGGTGGTAACAGTATCAAGATCGAGCAAGGTGGCATCACCATCAAGGGAATCAAGGTGACTTGCAAGGGCTCTGCCACTACGGAAGTCAGCGCCTCTGGAATACTGACTCTTAAAGGCGGTCTTACAAAAATTAACTGA
- a CDS encoding PAAR domain-containing protein — translation MSKPAARLTDMHTCPMVTGTVPHVGGPILGPGAPTVLIGNMPAANMGTSCVCVGPPDSIVSGSATVLINNKPAARMGDSTAHGGVIILGCPTVLIGG, via the coding sequence ATGAGTAAACCCGCAGCCCGGCTTACCGACATGCACACCTGCCCGATGGTAACCGGCACCGTGCCTCATGTGGGCGGGCCGATTCTCGGCCCCGGTGCGCCCACTGTACTGATCGGTAATATGCCGGCCGCCAATATGGGGACTAGCTGTGTCTGTGTTGGCCCACCAGACTCTATCGTGAGCGGCAGCGCTACGGTATTGATCAACAACAAGCCCGCTGCCCGAATGGGTGACTCCACCGCTCATGGCGGTGTGATCATCCTGGGCTGCCCCACGGTACTGATCGGCGGTTGA